The following are from one region of the bacterium genome:
- a CDS encoding Coenzyme F420 hydrogenase/dehydrogenase, beta subunit C-terminal domain: protein MTVEKEIRTKARELLASGEAEVVIGFAAGTIPLTARPALVKDAAGADKLIWNRYCGAGLARYVLGYIRDRRKRRDFDAAKARKVAVVAKPCDARALVTYIQENQFGRDGVYVIGVNCAPMVDRGKVYEAVGAYRIGGASVDGDAVVVTTTDGGEERLPLADCVDASCAVCTRLEPPLADVTYGEAAPPLEGDPYARVREHEARGTDERWAWITAELGRCVRCYACRQVCPACYCEECFAEQRNPAWIGPATAPEDLVAFHLVRVFHTAGRCVECGACERACPMNIPLRVLSAKLVKDVEEKFGYVAGVNPEEPPPLATYKPDDPNEDFM from the coding sequence GTCGGGCGAGGCCGAGGTCGTAATCGGCTTCGCCGCGGGGACTATCCCCCTCACCGCCCGGCCGGCGCTGGTAAAAGACGCGGCCGGCGCCGACAAGTTGATTTGGAACCGGTACTGCGGCGCGGGCCTCGCGCGCTACGTCCTGGGATATATTCGCGACCGCCGCAAGCGGCGCGACTTCGACGCGGCGAAAGCGCGGAAGGTCGCCGTCGTCGCGAAGCCGTGCGACGCCCGGGCGCTGGTGACCTACATCCAGGAGAATCAGTTCGGCCGGGACGGCGTTTACGTCATCGGCGTCAACTGCGCGCCGATGGTGGACCGCGGCAAGGTCTACGAAGCGGTCGGCGCTTACCGCATCGGCGGCGCGAGCGTAGACGGCGACGCCGTCGTCGTGACGACGACCGACGGCGGCGAGGAGCGGCTGCCGCTCGCCGATTGCGTCGACGCGAGCTGCGCCGTTTGCACGCGGCTCGAGCCGCCGCTGGCCGACGTAACCTACGGCGAAGCGGCGCCGCCGCTCGAGGGAGACCCGTACGCGCGCGTCCGCGAGCACGAGGCGCGCGGAACCGACGAACGCTGGGCCTGGATTACCGCGGAGCTGGGCCGCTGCGTCCGCTGCTACGCCTGCCGCCAGGTTTGCCCGGCGTGCTACTGCGAGGAGTGCTTCGCCGAGCAGCGTAACCCGGCGTGGATAGGGCCCGCGACCGCGCCGGAGGACCTGGTCGCTTTTCATTTGGTGCGCGTCTTCCACACCGCGGGGCGGTGCGTCGAGTGCGGCGCGTGCGAGCGCGCGTGCCCGATGAACATACCGCTGCGGGTCCTATCCGCGAAGCTGGTCAAAGACGTCGAGGAAAAGTTCGGCTACGTCGCCGGCGTCAATCCGGAGGAGCCGCCGCCGCTCGCGACGTATAAACCCGACGACCCCAACGAGGATTTTATGTAG